The Mucilaginibacter sp. PAMB04168 genome contains the following window.
AAGTTCGTCAAGCAAATGAATAACCAGGTTTTCCCTAAAGCTGTTTCCGCTGCTTTGGTCATCCTGGTGCCACTTATAGAACTGATCGCCACAGCTTTGCTGGTGCGGATCAAAACCAGGATGACAGGTTTATGGCTTTCCCTGGCACTGATGTCCGCATTCACTGTTTACGTTGGCTTGGTTACTTTAAGGGTTTTTCCGAGGGTACCCTGCTCGTGTGCCGGTGTCTTCGAAAAAATGTCGTGGGGCCAGCATTTACTCCTCAATATGATGTTCACCCTGATAGCTTTCGCGGCTATCCTCCTAGGCAGAATTCAAGACCGGGTCAGCACCCCAGGTGTTACCCAATAAAATATTCATTGCGCAACGAATCAGGAGAAGCCGAAAACCTGGGTTAGAGTAGGCATTATTTCAGGACGTAACTTATGTTTAAAAACAACAAGAGCCTTTTACAAAGGGCTCGCATCGCCATGTTAGCGATCGT
Protein-coding sequences here:
- a CDS encoding MauE/DoxX family redox-associated membrane protein, translated to MKRLPWLYEVFTYLLALLFLFTALSKLVDFQKFVKQMNNQVFPKAVSAALVILVPLIELIATALLVRIKTRMTGLWLSLALMSAFTVYVGLVTLRVFPRVPCSCAGVFEKMSWGQHLLLNMMFTLIAFAAILLGRIQDRVSTPGVTQ